In Promicromonospora sp. Populi, one genomic interval encodes:
- a CDS encoding phosphoribosyltransferase translates to MTSTDLPAAEPAPVPEREVLTWVAFPDAVRDLAHQVVDSGFVPEVVIAVARGGLVPGGAMAYALGTKGVGTLNVEFYTDIGQTLDDPRVLPPLMDTSDLPGAKVLVVDDVADSGRTLALVMDLLEKQGAEARSAVLYTKPRTIIQPDYSWKDTDLWITFPWSAEPPVTGARSTEA, encoded by the coding sequence ATGACTTCGACAGACCTGCCCGCCGCTGAGCCCGCTCCAGTGCCGGAGCGCGAGGTGCTGACCTGGGTGGCCTTCCCCGACGCGGTGCGCGACCTGGCCCACCAGGTGGTGGACAGCGGGTTCGTCCCGGAGGTGGTGATCGCCGTCGCGCGCGGCGGGCTGGTGCCTGGGGGCGCCATGGCCTATGCGCTCGGCACCAAGGGCGTGGGCACGCTGAACGTCGAGTTCTACACGGACATCGGCCAGACGCTCGACGACCCGCGCGTGCTGCCGCCGCTGATGGACACGTCCGACCTACCCGGCGCCAAGGTCCTCGTGGTGGACGACGTCGCCGACTCCGGCCGCACCCTGGCCCTGGTCATGGACCTCCTGGAGAAGCAGGGCGCCGAGGCCCGCTCCGCGGTGCTGTACACCAAGCCGCGCACCATCATCCAGCCCGACTACTCGTGGAAGGACACCGACCTGTGGATCACCTTCCCGTGGTCCGCCGAACCGCCGGTGACGGGCGCCCGGTCGACCGAGGCGTGA
- a CDS encoding DUF433 domain-containing protein: protein MAAEATRLGRIAVDPTVVHGKPRIRGTRMTVQVILELLAAGETFEEILDEYDELSREDIVAALEYAASVAGGLQVQALVA from the coding sequence ATGGCTGCTGAAGCAACCCGTCTCGGTCGGATCGCCGTGGACCCTACGGTCGTGCACGGAAAGCCGCGGATTCGCGGTACCCGGATGACGGTGCAGGTCATCCTGGAACTGCTCGCGGCCGGCGAAACCTTCGAAGAGATCCTGGACGAGTACGACGAGCTGTCCCGGGAGGACATCGTCGCTGCCCTCGAGTACGCGGCCTCGGTAGCCGGTGGTCTCCAGGTTCAGGCCCTTGTCGCCTGA
- a CDS encoding alpha/beta fold hydrolase, whose translation MTSRSGGNLATFALRDGGGVPLVLLHGFPLDHRMWAVCAPHLPPGTRAIGIDLPGAGHSDLDGHPPSIEHSADAVYRTMVAAGEGNAVVVGHSMGGYVALALAERHPGFVAGLGLVDTKSTADTEEARAKRLRIAAAADASQTVDAVLGMPADLVGATSTRRRRHLFPLLDSWIRAQSPAGVAWAQRAMAARPDRTAVLERFDAPVAVVVGTEDVITPLADAEHMVRAAGAPSVFSAGDSALTLVPAAGHLSVVEEPQAVAAALGLLHSHVVAHR comes from the coding sequence ATGACCTCACGATCCGGCGGGAACCTGGCAACCTTCGCGCTGCGCGACGGCGGCGGCGTGCCGCTCGTGCTGCTGCACGGCTTCCCGCTCGACCACCGCATGTGGGCGGTCTGCGCGCCGCACCTGCCGCCGGGCACGCGCGCCATCGGCATCGACCTGCCGGGCGCCGGGCACAGCGACCTGGACGGGCACCCGCCGAGCATCGAGCACTCGGCCGACGCCGTGTACCGGACCATGGTCGCGGCCGGCGAGGGCAACGCCGTAGTCGTCGGGCACTCGATGGGCGGCTACGTGGCGCTCGCCCTGGCCGAGCGGCACCCGGGCTTCGTCGCCGGGCTGGGCCTCGTGGACACCAAGTCCACGGCGGACACCGAGGAGGCACGCGCCAAACGGCTACGGATCGCCGCCGCTGCCGACGCCAGCCAGACGGTGGACGCGGTGCTCGGCATGCCCGCCGACCTCGTGGGCGCCACGAGCACGCGGCGTCGACGGCACCTGTTCCCCCTGCTGGACTCGTGGATCCGGGCGCAGTCGCCGGCCGGCGTGGCGTGGGCGCAGCGGGCGATGGCGGCCCGCCCCGACCGGACGGCGGTGCTGGAGCGCTTCGACGCGCCGGTTGCCGTCGTGGTCGGTACGGAGGACGTCATCACCCCGCTGGCCGACGCCGAGCACATGGTCCGAGCGGCAGGGGCGCCGTCGGTGTTCTCCGCCGGCGACTCCGCGCTCACCCTCGTACCGGCCGCCGGCCACCTGAGCGTCGTCGAGGAACCGCAGGCGGTCGCGGCGGCCCTGGGCCTGCTGCACTCCCACGTGGTGGCTCATCGCTGA
- a CDS encoding alpha/beta hydrolase, whose product MGPMTTEATPGAASGQTTHQIRSGTVLPAQREDVELHTADGLTLVGELSLPEDSEPAASLLTFHPLPTHGGFMDSHVYRKAAWRLPALANLAVLRFNTRGTTSPRGTSEGTFDGGDAERYDVAAAIELAEFRGLPRPWLVGWSFGTELVLRHGTDPSVEGAILLSPPLHRATDEDLDRWAAFGKPLVVLVPELDDYLRPEEAKRRFARVPQAEVIGVDGAKHLWVGEPAVARVLNEIVAHVLPDHPLPLPTHWDGPLGTS is encoded by the coding sequence ATGGGACCGATGACCACTGAAGCGACGCCGGGCGCGGCCTCCGGCCAGACGACACACCAGATCCGCTCGGGCACGGTCCTGCCCGCGCAGCGCGAGGACGTCGAGCTGCACACCGCCGACGGGCTCACCCTGGTGGGTGAGCTCTCGCTGCCCGAGGACAGCGAGCCGGCGGCCAGCCTGCTGACGTTCCACCCGCTGCCCACGCACGGCGGCTTCATGGACTCCCACGTGTACCGCAAGGCGGCCTGGCGGCTGCCCGCGCTGGCGAACCTCGCGGTGCTGCGGTTCAACACGCGCGGCACCACCTCCCCGCGCGGCACGAGCGAGGGCACCTTCGACGGCGGCGACGCCGAGCGGTACGACGTCGCGGCGGCGATCGAGCTGGCCGAGTTCCGCGGGCTGCCGCGGCCATGGCTCGTCGGCTGGTCGTTCGGCACGGAGCTGGTGCTCAGGCACGGCACCGACCCGAGCGTCGAGGGCGCGATCCTGCTGTCGCCGCCGCTGCACCGCGCGACCGACGAGGACCTGGACCGCTGGGCCGCGTTCGGCAAGCCCCTCGTGGTCCTGGTCCCCGAGCTCGACGACTACCTCCGGCCCGAGGAGGCGAAGCGCCGGTTCGCGCGCGTCCCGCAGGCCGAGGTGATCGGCGTCGACGGCGCCAAGCACCTGTGGGTCGGGGAACCGGCGGTCGCCCGCGTGCTGAACGAGATAGTCGCCCACGTGCTGCCCGACCACCCGCTCCCGCTGCCGACGCACTGGGACGGACCGCTGGGCACGTCCTGA
- a CDS encoding DUF5615 family PIN-like protein has product MSPEAGESERFIVDAQLPRSLAVRLTEFGYDAIHVKELPAGGDTSDSEITRVADLERRIVVTKDADFRHTHETGGHPHKLLLVTVGNIKNRDLLALVSAHHVTISAAFAHADFVELGSSALTLHPRREYS; this is encoded by the coding sequence TTGTCGCCTGAGGCGGGCGAATCGGAGCGATTCATTGTCGATGCTCAGCTTCCGAGGTCTCTGGCTGTTCGGCTGACGGAGTTCGGGTACGACGCGATCCACGTCAAGGAACTCCCGGCTGGAGGCGACACCAGCGACTCCGAGATCACGAGGGTTGCTGATCTGGAGCGCAGGATCGTCGTCACGAAGGACGCGGACTTCCGGCACACGCACGAAACCGGCGGGCACCCTCACAAGTTGCTTCTCGTGACCGTTGGCAACATCAAGAACCGAGACCTGCTTGCCCTCGTCAGCGCTCATCACGTCACGATTTCAGCGGCGTTCGCCCATGCGGACTTCGTCGAGCTGGGATCCAGTGCGCTCACTCTGCACCCTCGCCGAGAGTATTCGTGA
- a CDS encoding FKBP-type peptidyl-prolyl cis-trans isomerase, whose translation MKHRTTAGLAAVALATLSLTSCASGDAGGDAAASGDAVCEVTPAAEPSPLPSPSEADVAAVDAIEVTGAVGEEPTVEFETPLEISAPTFRVLDEGTGDPLVEDTEITINYIVLAGADGSTSGSTWETGSPETFTLGDPQYDLLNDQLIGQTEGTRILMASTAMDQTIQVTVVEITEAGEVQEPGPTRAEGTAVTPEAGLPTVALADDGQPTVTIPEGYTAPAELVVQPLLEGDGAEVTEDQTVTVQYAGCLLDGTSFDSSWSRGAPTSFPLTGVIPGWTNGIAGQTVGSQVLLVVPADQAYGDQEQAGIPANSPLVFVVDILGAEAAA comes from the coding sequence GTGAAGCACCGCACCACTGCCGGCCTGGCAGCCGTCGCGCTGGCCACCCTCTCACTGACGAGCTGCGCAAGCGGCGACGCGGGCGGCGACGCTGCCGCCTCCGGTGACGCCGTCTGCGAGGTGACGCCGGCCGCCGAGCCGTCGCCCCTGCCGAGCCCGTCCGAGGCGGACGTCGCAGCCGTCGACGCGATCGAGGTCACCGGCGCGGTCGGCGAGGAGCCGACCGTCGAGTTCGAGACCCCCCTGGAGATCTCCGCACCGACGTTCCGCGTGCTGGACGAGGGCACCGGCGACCCGCTCGTCGAAGACACCGAGATCACCATCAACTACATAGTGCTCGCGGGCGCGGACGGCTCCACGAGCGGTTCCACCTGGGAGACCGGATCGCCCGAGACGTTCACGCTCGGCGACCCGCAGTACGACCTCCTGAACGACCAGCTGATCGGCCAGACGGAGGGCACGCGCATCCTCATGGCCAGCACCGCCATGGACCAGACCATCCAGGTCACGGTGGTCGAGATCACCGAGGCCGGCGAGGTCCAGGAGCCCGGCCCGACACGCGCCGAGGGCACCGCGGTGACCCCGGAGGCGGGCCTGCCCACCGTCGCGCTCGCCGATGACGGCCAGCCGACCGTCACCATCCCGGAGGGCTACACCGCGCCCGCCGAGCTCGTGGTCCAGCCGCTCCTCGAGGGCGACGGCGCCGAGGTCACCGAGGACCAGACCGTCACCGTCCAGTACGCGGGCTGCCTGCTCGACGGCACGTCGTTCGACTCCTCGTGGAGCCGTGGCGCGCCGACGTCGTTCCCGCTCACCGGCGTGATCCCCGGCTGGACCAACGGGATCGCCGGGCAGACGGTCGGCAGCCAGGTGCTGCTCGTCGTGCCGGCCGACCAGGCCTACGGCGACCAGGAGCAGGCCGGCATCCCGGCGAACTCGCCGCTGGTGTTCGTGGTCGACATCCTTGGGGCCGAGGCCGCGGCCTGA
- a CDS encoding VOC family protein, whose product MTIQRMDHVGVVVDDMEAAKAFFVQLGMELEGEAPVEGDWVDRVNAIDGVRVDIAMMRTPDGHGRLELTKFHNPAVSSAEPVNAPNTLGLRNIMFQVDDVDTIVADLLAHGAELVGEVAQYQDSYRLCYVRGPEGVIVALAEELN is encoded by the coding sequence ATGACAATCCAGCGGATGGACCATGTAGGCGTCGTTGTCGACGACATGGAAGCCGCCAAGGCGTTCTTCGTCCAGCTCGGTATGGAGCTGGAGGGCGAGGCGCCGGTCGAGGGGGACTGGGTGGACCGTGTCAACGCGATCGACGGCGTCCGAGTCGACATCGCGATGATGCGGACCCCGGACGGTCACGGCCGCCTGGAGCTGACGAAGTTCCACAACCCGGCGGTGTCCAGCGCCGAGCCGGTGAATGCACCGAACACGCTGGGTCTGCGGAACATCATGTTCCAGGTCGACGACGTCGACACCATTGTCGCCGACTTGCTTGCCCATGGCGCGGAACTCGTGGGGGAGGTGGCGCAGTACCAGGACAGCTACCGGCTCTGTTACGTCCGCGGCCCCGAGGGAGTCATCGTGGCATTGGCCGAAGAACTCAACTGA